The genome window GTTCTTCTACTGAATTAGCGGCTAGCTATAGACCAGCTCTTTTAAATGCCCTCATAAAAAACTACAAGGATTTAAATCCGGAGATCTTGGCAGCCAAAAGATTGAACCATTTCGTCCAATCCACCTTCAGGGTACTTCTGGTTCAACCATTCGCGATCTTCCGTTCTTGGATTGAACTTTAATGTCTCTCAACCATTGCACTGGGGAAGTAAACGTTTTTTAATTAGGTaagtacggttggcttcaagaaaaacgggaactgtcagaaaaagttctgtcagatttaaaaaaattttatagtttgaaacggccttttagaatttaggttaaaaaactgcacttatgtgtcagaaatactactgtcaaacaggcacaaattgacataaactgacaaattaaatttccaattcacattaggtcaaatttcatttcccgttttttttgaagccaactgtacaaCCCTGTCTGGAAAGTGGAAACTGTTCCCGCTACAGTATTTGCGCTTGGATCACGTTGCCACCCACTACACCGTACGCGAGCACCATATTCGTTAATTCCACGATtgtaaaatttgacattttaaacgatttaataacaaactagcggtcgcccagcggtcgaaattcgaccgttttcattaaatttttaagtttgaacgttactgagattttttttttatcagagtATACCTCTATAATTATCGCatacttataatttttttgaattttgttctattacgTCAGCTGCGAGCGTTTACAAATAGGTACCTCATTTCATTATGCACtaattttcgagttatttgaaaaatacgaacgatAGGAAAAATGAGGTATAGTTTGGCtatgccatatttaaaaacaataaataacatgTGTTTCGTATTTGtaatacctatattttttattgaaacaaaaaaaccgggcggttaaaaaaataaaatgttgtcttgttgaacttaaaataaaatttcattgtttGCTAAATGCCCTTGGCCGTTATATTCgcaaatataaaatctcaaaccattgaatgatcgaactctgcttgctgcgacgtacaattgaaaactggctgcctcaataaaattgcaattttttcgaatgtttgtttttgagacttatttattgtcatcgcaaatgcagctataattgcaaattgacttctttgaaaattaaatggtaaaatagtacctgaatatgttaaatttaaacgtggaatcaaaattctcttattgcgTTCCGTTCCAGTTAAAACTTCGCAATCAATAGCATTGCGATGCATAAACTTGATGCGTCTTCTAGTTCCATAGACTAATGCTTcctttgtatttaagtttctgatcagtaaaacgtacaattaactttcaatactaacttatgtggtggcaaattttgtatttcactccgaagagttttttttatgaataatctaaataaactcCCTCTTGGGGTGGATTTCACTGCGGGGGgattacaaattacaaatcaTCGACTCCGCATTTGCTCCAAATTACCAAATTTACTCCGCATTTACTCcgctaattttttacagtgtatgaatgttttgatatttgtaacaaccaatttaaacatttatgcaccaaattaaatggctctaaataggctacaaaaagccctaaaaaattcacataggtccaagggcttcagggctaaactgtcaaaatattttttttcaaatgcgaacacatattttttttaacacttctgatagagatttttattctaaaaagaacagtgtatcacaagtgtacacttacctacccaaaatacaaaaataagttaaaaaatgctacTATCGTCGATGCTTAAACTGCGCTCTGTACGTGCAATTCCAAATGTTGttacatatttgtcatttgtttttccaactaacctaatttggttaatttattacattctaacgcaatgaattttgatagtttCTGGAGcttgtcatttgtttcaaaatgtagttattaaaaaaaaaaattcttatatgaggttacacatgtcatacattgttgtttccagaaaaaaaatctctatcagaattactaaaaaaaagtatgtatccgtatttgaaaaaaatattttgacagtgtaaccttgaagcactttgggttttacgtgaatttagtacgccattttgtagcttattcacaaccatttaatttggtgtatagataattaaaatcctccgataaataagggagctattatacataaattttatctttctgcactcctccacataaactttaactatgccaaatctcacactcctccgtgcgcgcaatttgcttaaaaaggggtacaaaggttttccttcacgtattaatatacagtgagcggcaaaagtatggaataaattccttaaaaactaaacaaaattattttcaaaaaaatgtttggacatgtcaattttagtttataaaaatacatgttttagtaccaaagaaaattccaagcagtcatttgttttcgagttatgacgtcatcgatagtttttttaaaaggaaaacccctattttttttcttgattctgatagcccttttaattgtctaaatgacagtataaaaattttgttatcttacacaagaacatttttgagaaaaaaaataataaagttggaaaaaataaattttataacgaaaaaaaacaagtcaaaaaatcaagtaggtaaatcaaacagtcaaatgttactgtaaatttcattcgtatgtgttatttgttttacaaaacgttttcgaaaatgactcatttaatagaaacacaacgtacagaaattttaattttgattgggtgcggggataaaactagataaaactaaaccagggcgaatttcttcataaacttgcttattgtcaacaagctgggggatggcaattcgaacatttaattccacaattttaggtacttactaacacagtttttgacttgtttttgttcgttataaaatttattttttccaactttattattttttttctcaaatatttccttatgtaaggtaacaaaatttttatactggcgtttagacaattaaaagggctatcagaatcaagaaaaaaaatattgggtttccatttaaaaaaactatcgatgacgtcataactcgaaaacaaatgactgcttggaattttgttttgtattaaaatatgtatttttataaactaaaattgacctgtccaaagatttttttgaaaaaaaaattgtttaatttttaatgaatttattccatacttttgccgctcactgtatatcgTAGATACGATTAATTGACTGCTACACTGTACCGTTTGTCTTGCTGCAACTAATAACTGACCTACGCCAACCCAAAACCCAACATCCGATGAGAAGACCCTTTTTTGTCATACATGATTCtataaagcaaataaaaaGCGAGAGTTTGCTTTTTTTTACTACCGcttttttgatttcttttctATGTACCTACTATGAAACCAAGACAGTGTTGTGTCCTCAACTTATTATCTAAAGTGCCATGCTATTTGTTCAcgtatttttacttttttcaaaaaacgcatATTTTTCCATTGATGCGGGGGTATTCAGTACTTACGTGTTTAATGGTTTAAATATTTCCGTTTTaggctgtatattttttatttattattgttttttttttcaggttAAGTCCCTGCTAGACTTCGCTTCTAtaacatattttgtttttgaataaaatgaaaagtCAAGTTTCAACATCTTTCGTTTAAATCCCAATGACCAAGGCAAACAATACTTCTTACAATTTCATTGTTGATCTTCCGTCAGTTCTAGTGATTTTCAAAAAGCATCTATATTTTTTCAACGTGTTCCTTCACGTAAATCGCTACCTACTAAGTGAAAtccattcaaatttaatgttattgtGCCAGTTCTGTACAGGATATTTTATTGCCAAGAGCAGAACAGAACCTTGGAACGTATTGTTTTGGTGTTTGTGAATTTAAACTCACAATCGTAGCTATTGCATAATGccacatcttttttttttaattagacaACTACAGAATTCTGGCAACCAAATTACAACAATTTGTTACACAATTAACAATTATTCTGTGTAACTGGAATTTAATAATTAGGTACTTTGGTTAAAGAAACACAACTAtcttttgaaattatatttattcgATTTTATTTGACCATATTAAATTCGTCAAAAAGTCTATTCTCTCTTCGGCGTAGAATAAACTTATCCAGTcactaaatttaataatggCGACTTTATATCCCAAAATTTCTAGATGTCGCTTTTTTAACTGAAGATTACCCTTCAACTGATTAGCAATTTTGGAATAAGAAAAGTCGGAAACCAACAACAAAGCCAACCTACAAATAAttcatcatttaaaaaattgaaattaaaggGTATATCGACCACCCACTTTTTACAATGTTGTGATGGATGCAATACACCTTCTTCCGGTGTATTTATGTGTACGACGTAATCGACATCATAACCATACGGCGTTATGACATTTTCTTCAACAACATTTGGCTTTTGTACCACTCTTTTCAAATACTCGTTCACTTTGTGACTAAATACAGTAATTCTATTTTTTGCTGCAACAAACATGCCGgttgttattaatttcaaaataatagcTCACTCATTGaattaatatattaaaaatcataCCTTTAACATTCTCATCTATATATTTTTGATGGAACCAGGGTACATTAGTGTCAGGATAATCCAAACAGACCGCCCTATTTAACTGCATTAAGTTATTGCGCACCCTGCGGGGATATATAtcctaaaaaattaacactGTTTAATTCAAGATCTAGACTTAAACTTGTGATTATATTTACTTTTGAATAACAGTTTTGTAATTCTTTGTCCAGTTTGTCCATAAATTCCACGTTGAAAATTGATTGTATGATAGAATTTGGTAATTTGTTGAAGAAACAGAGCGCTAGAGCGCAATACATTAACGTCAGACCGGTCATTCTCTCTTGATCTCTGCAGAggaattttttacatattgatctGTACATTGTAAATATTCTTACCTAATGATAGTGTTAATAGCATGTTCGAAAAAatcttctgaattttttggaTAATATCCGAAACAATAACACAAATATAACACTTTTCCTACGTTGAATCCTAAAATATGGTTTTTATATGTTATTATGTATTTGGTCATATTGTCTACTACTTCTGGTATTAAAGTGTTTGTTGCGAGGAAGGcatgataaatattttcaatgtttTTGGAGGTAATGTGGtcgaaatttttgtaattttttagtaacGTATTGACTAGTAATGTATCCgtgctatttttaaaaacacaagCTTTTAACAAGACGTTATTTTTCCACACATCATTATCGgattttgtcattattttacTTATTAACTTATCGAGCACTTTATCAATTCTTTGTGCATATTGTAGcttgatatattttttgtccATCTGATTAAATGTCTTCAGTGTTAATGCCAATCTTAAACAATCAACGTGTTTCAACTGTTCCCAGTTTACTTCTAGTTTATTCACTAAATATTCTAGCAAAGCTTTATCATCCCCataaagtaaaacaaaatttaaaatattcaaaagttCTGAGGGAAAATAATCATAAAGTACTTCTTTCCTTAAACTATCCAagtgtttcaaaatttctttttcaaattcataATGTCTATAATCATTATTGCTAATACTAAAATTCATATAGTTGTGACAGAGTTTTATTATGTCAATACTTTTACTGTCAGATTTTAGACATTTCAAGACTTTGTCCCAATAAAGCGTACACAGTTTTGTATCAGTAATTTTTACGTATGATAAaagtttttgcaaaagaatTAAGTTCTCATAATTACTACATTCTTTGACATATTTTGTTAAAGTTTTTTGGAATCTGCCTCTTAAATGAGGTGAAGCAAAATAAAGTATTGTCGAAAACAGTTCAATCTTTTCAACAGTAACTGTATCATCCAGTTGATGAAAATGTTTAGAAGAACAACGTTGTAAATTACTCAGAATTGTTCCTGGTTCTTggattttgaagaaaatctaAAACATCAGCAGgtcagattatttcaaatttaatgcgCTCTATTTTACCTCATACATTAATATGAtttcatttacatttaattcgtttaaattatgtttcattaacaaaatgcattttgatatAAGTACTGAGTTTTTCTCCCTCCATTTTGGATAGTTTAAAAAGGCTATTATTTGTAGAATTGTTTTATAATTAGATGAAGTGATAActccattttcaataaaactttCAACTTTTTCCTTGTACTTATCAAAGCTTTCTTCTGTAACAATCTTATGCAACTTATTTAAACACATTGTGAGATTGTTTAAAGTTTCTGGAGAAGAACATGAATCTGAAATTATGAAGTTTTATAAATATCGGTGCAATGTTACAAATTTCTCACCAATTTCATGAAAAACCAAAGGAACAAGCTcttgtgaaataaaatatggtCTTAAGGTTGCTTCATTAAAAACAGTTTCCAAAAATCTTGCTGTCCTTGataggcagaaattttttattaactttcTTTTAAGTGTGTGACATAATAACTGAACAGCAGTTACTTCAATGTTTAATCCTAATTTATTTAGATAAAGGAGTGAATAACTTAATGCATCATCATCAAAACAGTTGATTTTTTGTTCAGTTATGTTGAGCAACTTTTGGAAAGTACTATTTTcttgcagtttttgtgaaaattctGTCGATAATTCGTTTGGATGTTTTCCACTTGCAATGTTAATATCACAATATATCGTCCTCAAATCGAATAAAACTAACACTGTTTGCGTAATATGTTCACTGTTGTAATAATGGATATTATTCTCTAAGACGTTAAATAATTCTTGAATCGAAACACAGCAATAAATGCGATTGAGTAAAAGatctttggaatttttgtacaacAAGTCACGAACATAACTTTCCCTTATTTTTGCACTATAGTCACATTCAGAGTCAATTTCATCATCGAAATCATACTCATCTTGATATATGCTACTATACCGGGGGGCATTAGTTGAAAAAGATTTTGTCGTTCCGAGAACACATTTGTTTAGATAACTGCTTTTAGAATGGTAATAACTTAAAGGTTTCACAAAATGTtgcacaaacattttactctgtttgtataacaaaaataaattattaaacctCATAATTTTAACATGattaaaaagtgaggttagttattgaggttaggtttaaaatttgacaaatttgacatttgacatttgaattatcAGTGATGCCACAcgtaaaagattttcaaagtTGAAAGCACGGTTGAAAGTTTCCTAAGTTcctaactaaaattaaaaactttaaaatttaa of Tenebrio molitor chromosome 6, icTenMoli1.1, whole genome shotgun sequence contains these proteins:
- the LOC138133131 gene encoding FAST kinase domain-containing protein 1, mitochondrial, translating into MRFNNLFLLYKQSKMFVQHFVKPLSYYHSKSSYLNKCVLGTTKSFSTNAPRYSSIYQDEYDFDDEIDSECDYSAKIRESYVRDLLYKNSKDLLLNRIYCCVSIQELFNVLENNIHYYNSEHITQTVLVLFDLRTIYCDINIASGKHPNELSTEFSQKLQENSTFQKLLNITEQKINCFDDDALSYSLLYLNKLGLNIEVTAVQLLCHTLKRKLIKNFCLSRTARFLETVFNEATLRPYFISQELVPLVFHEIDSCSSPETLNNLTMCLNKLHKIVTEESFDKYKEKVESFIENGVITSSNYKTILQIIAFLNYPKWREKNSVLISKCILLMKHNLNELNVNEIILMYEIFFKIQEPGTILSNLQRCSSKHFHQLDDTVTVEKIELFSTILYFASPHLRGRFQKTLTKYVKECSNYENLILLQKLLSYVKITDTKLCTLYWDKVLKCLKSDSKSIDIIKLCHNYMNFSISNNDYRHYEFEKEILKHLDSLRKEVLYDYFPSELLNILNFVLLYGDDKALLEYLVNKLEVNWEQLKHVDCLRLALTLKTFNQMDKKYIKLQYAQRIDKVLDKLISKIMTKSDNDVWKNNVLLKACVFKNSTDTLLVNTLLKNYKNFDHITSKNIENIYHAFLATNTLIPEVVDNMTKYIITYKNHILGFNVGKVLYLCYCFGYYPKNSEDFFEHAINTIIRDQERMTGLTLMYCALALCFFNKLPNSIIQSIFNVEFMDKLDKELQNCYSKDIYPRRVRNNLMQLNRAVCLDYPDTNVPWFHQKYIDENVKAKNRITVFSHKVNEYLKRVVQKPNVVEENVITPYGYDVDYVVHINTPEEGVLHPSQHCKKLALLLVSDFSYSKIANQLKGNLQLKKRHLEILGYKVAIIKFSDWISLFYAEERIDFLTNLIWSNKIE